One Halalkalicoccus sp. NIPERK01 genomic region harbors:
- a CDS encoding LysE family translocator, which translates to MLEPSVVLAFIPVAIALIVSPGPDSIYTLTRSISDGRTAGVTAALGSSTGSIVHTTAAVLGLSAILQTSALAFTVVKFVGAAYLVYLGFQTFRNSEEFEITPDSTSYTPRESFRSALLINVLNPKVAVFFLAFLPQFVRPGSSFTLQIFALGVLFAGLGFIYQAMLAVFSARARRVITERELVRDALRVASGSVLIGFGVKLALERRAPA; encoded by the coding sequence ATGTTAGAACCAAGCGTCGTCCTTGCGTTCATCCCGGTCGCAATCGCTCTCATCGTCTCACCCGGCCCAGATAGTATCTATACGTTGACGCGGAGTATCAGCGATGGGCGTACTGCCGGTGTCACGGCCGCGCTCGGGTCTTCGACGGGGAGTATCGTACACACGACCGCCGCCGTACTCGGGCTCTCGGCGATCCTGCAAACGTCCGCGTTGGCGTTCACTGTCGTTAAATTCGTCGGTGCGGCGTATCTCGTTTATCTCGGCTTTCAGACGTTCAGAAATTCGGAAGAATTCGAAATTACGCCGGATAGTACTAGCTACACGCCGCGCGAATCGTTTCGAAGCGCCCTGCTGATTAACGTCTTGAATCCGAAAGTGGCGGTATTCTTCCTCGCTTTCCTCCCGCAGTTCGTCCGACCGGGGAGTTCGTTTACCCTCCAAATTTTCGCCCTCGGCGTGTTGTTTGCGGGTCTCGGATTCATTTATCAAGCGATGCTCGCGGTATTCTCCGCGCGAGCAAGACGAGTGATTACTGAACGCGAACTCGTGAGAGATGCCCTTCGTGTGGCCAGTGGAAGCGTCCTCATCGGATTCGGGGTTAAACTGGCGCTCGAACGAAGAGCTCCTGCTTAG
- a CDS encoding DUF5796 family protein has protein sequence MSQRSNVSPSTLGIELTESGVAVSYIDGREVFYHGVPEKVSETLRTPPGKEVHVLVTDPTETEGVMMYVNDRKTHDEVLESTGVGRILVGPDEREEVFPGVEVRTEGYSVLVDADPEVARGRVFVFAEDEMSEHSYEMVADE, from the coding sequence ATGAGCCAGCGCAGCAACGTCTCCCCGTCGACGCTGGGGATCGAACTCACGGAAAGCGGCGTCGCGGTCAGCTACATCGACGGCCGGGAGGTCTTCTACCACGGCGTCCCCGAGAAGGTTTCGGAGACCCTCAGAACGCCGCCCGGAAAGGAGGTCCACGTCCTCGTGACCGATCCCACCGAGACCGAGGGGGTGATGATGTACGTCAACGACCGAAAGACCCACGACGAGGTGCTCGAATCGACCGGCGTCGGGCGGATCCTCGTCGGTCCCGACGAGCGAGAGGAGGTGTTTCCCGGCGTCGAAGTCAGGACGGAGGGGTACAGCGTGCTCGTCGACGCCGATCCCGAGGTCGCCCGCGGGCGGGTGTTCGTCTTCGCCGAGGACGAGATGAGCGAGCACTCCTACGAGATGGTCGCCGACGAGTGA
- a CDS encoding VOC family protein, whose translation MEPRITVITLGVSDLEASLIFYRDGLGWPTEGIVGTEFEGGAVAFFPLSNGLQLALYPKHQIAEDANVDETVSSPAEFTIGHNVASKEEVDDVMQTAEEAGAKISDSPRDREWGGYSGHFQDPDDHLWEVVWNPRFEIKE comes from the coding sequence ATGGAACCGCGCATTACCGTCATTACGTTGGGAGTCAGTGACTTAGAAGCGTCCCTCATCTTTTACCGTGATGGCTTAGGTTGGCCGACGGAGGGAATTGTCGGAACAGAGTTTGAGGGCGGAGCAGTCGCCTTCTTCCCTCTGAGTAACGGCTTGCAACTTGCACTCTACCCTAAACATCAAATCGCGGAAGATGCAAACGTCGACGAAACTGTGTCAAGTCCTGCGGAGTTCACTATCGGCCACAACGTCGCGTCGAAAGAAGAAGTCGATGACGTAATGCAGACGGCGGAAGAAGCCGGTGCGAAGATTTCCGACTCGCCTCGTGACCGTGAGTGGGGCGGATATTCGGGTCACTTCCAAGACCCGGACGATCACCTGTGGGAAGTAGTCTGGAATCCGCGGTTCGAGATTAAAGAGTAG
- a CDS encoding chorismate mutase, with protein MADDDADRGRADGMSLDELRAEIEEIDHDLVELIARRTYVADTIAEVKSQEGLPTTDESQEQRVMDRAGENAERFDVDSNLVKAIFRLLIELNKVEQRESR; from the coding sequence ATGGCTGACGACGACGCGGACCGAGGGCGCGCGGACGGGATGAGTCTGGACGAACTGCGCGCGGAGATCGAGGAGATCGACCACGACCTCGTGGAGCTGATCGCCCGGCGGACCTACGTCGCGGACACCATCGCCGAGGTGAAGTCCCAAGAGGGACTCCCGACGACCGACGAGAGTCAGGAACAGCGCGTGATGGATCGCGCGGGCGAGAACGCGGAGCGATTCGACGTCGATTCCAACCTCGTGAAGGCGATCTTCCGGCTGTTGATCGAACTGAACAAGGTCGAGCAGCGGGAGAGTAGGTAG
- a CDS encoding shikimate kinase, which produces MNGRAHAPAAGTILNALANERGAAFAIDLETTATVDLDDSTGVRGEIDGAPEADTALIERCVELAVAEYGDEAGVAEAGGTVKTESEVPLAAGLKSSSAAANATVLATCEALGVEADPLEACRLGVRAAREVGVTVTGAFDDASASMLGGVVVTDNSGDELLANEAVEWDVLVWTPPERAFSADADVERCRKVAPIADVVCELALQGRYGPAMSVNGFAFCGALGFPTEPMLEALPDVDGVSLSGTGPSYVAVGERQTLADLRDEWETRDGTTWLTTTRTEGARTG; this is translated from the coding sequence ATGAACGGCCGGGCACACGCCCCCGCGGCGGGAACGATCCTCAACGCGCTGGCCAACGAGCGGGGCGCGGCGTTCGCCATCGACCTCGAAACGACCGCGACGGTCGACCTCGATGATTCGACGGGTGTTCGCGGCGAGATCGACGGCGCGCCCGAGGCCGACACGGCGCTGATCGAGCGCTGCGTCGAACTCGCCGTGGCGGAGTACGGCGACGAGGCCGGGGTGGCGGAGGCGGGCGGAACGGTGAAAACCGAGAGCGAGGTGCCGCTCGCCGCGGGGCTGAAGAGTTCGAGCGCCGCCGCGAACGCGACGGTGCTCGCGACCTGCGAGGCGCTGGGCGTCGAGGCCGATCCCCTCGAGGCCTGCCGACTGGGCGTGCGGGCGGCCCGCGAGGTCGGCGTGACCGTGACGGGGGCGTTCGACGACGCCTCGGCGTCGATGCTCGGCGGCGTGGTCGTCACCGACAACTCGGGGGACGAACTGCTGGCGAACGAGGCCGTCGAGTGGGACGTCCTCGTGTGGACGCCGCCCGAACGCGCGTTCAGCGCCGACGCCGACGTCGAGCGCTGTCGGAAAGTCGCTCCGATCGCGGACGTGGTCTGTGAACTCGCCTTACAGGGCCGGTACGGCCCCGCGATGTCGGTGAACGGATTCGCGTTCTGCGGGGCGCTCGGCTTCCCGACCGAGCCGATGCTGGAGGCGCTCCCCGACGTCGATGGGGTGTCGCTCTCGGGAACCGGCCCGAGCTACGTCGCGGTCGGCGAACGACAGACTTTAGCCGACCTCCGAGATGAGTGGGAGACACGGGATGGAACCACATGGCTGACGACGACGCGGACCGAGGGCGCGCGGACGGGATGA
- a CDS encoding FUN14 domain-containing protein — protein sequence MIAEAIDYHRLGAGFGGGGLFGAVCGFAAKQFAKALLLVFAAQLAVFRLLEARGILSVDWRLLASDVTGVAPDVSGWLVATLSTLSVGSGFVAGFLLGYRRG from the coding sequence ATGATCGCGGAGGCCATCGACTACCACCGCCTCGGTGCCGGCTTCGGCGGCGGCGGGCTGTTCGGCGCGGTCTGTGGGTTCGCGGCCAAGCAGTTCGCGAAGGCACTCCTGCTCGTCTTCGCCGCCCAACTCGCGGTGTTCCGACTGCTCGAGGCCCGCGGGATCCTCAGCGTGGACTGGCGGCTGCTCGCGAGCGACGTTACGGGGGTGGCTCCCGACGTCTCGGGGTGGCTCGTCGCGACCCTCTCGACGCTCTCGGTGGGGTCGGGGTTCGTCGCGGGATTCCTGCTGGGCTACAGGCGCGGTTAG
- a CDS encoding DUF2209 family protein, translating into MVAAAVAASVGSNRVREVGGIGFATSRDDPALEHVLSVVDGALGALPDPPAGPVVAERGEFYGEPATTVGAAFGPEFKYVESIGERRAVEIAHHAAYAARTLLL; encoded by the coding sequence ATGGTCGCCGCCGCGGTCGCCGCCAGCGTCGGCTCGAACCGGGTCCGCGAGGTCGGCGGGATCGGCTTCGCGACCAGCCGCGACGATCCCGCGCTCGAACACGTGCTCTCGGTGGTCGACGGGGCGCTCGGCGCGCTGCCCGATCCGCCCGCCGGCCCCGTCGTCGCCGAGCGCGGCGAATTCTACGGGGAACCCGCCACGACGGTCGGCGCGGCGTTCGGCCCCGAGTTCAAGTACGTCGAGTCGATCGGCGAGCGTCGAGCCGTCGAGATAGCCCACCACGCGGCCTACGCCGCACGAACACTCCTGTTATGA
- a CDS encoding FAD-dependent monooxygenase has translation MTQQNTNTTDDGGIRHLSTDVAIVGAGPAGCVLAHLLARSGIEAVLIERRHDLSRDFRGYGFQPPVLRLFEDLGLLGDVLELPHRKLQSGNIVAYDKSFEMFDWREDSDSFDFALQMDQGPLLDLLLKEAKQRDCFTYLNGTTVNDLLRQDGSICGIEATERPSGDRLHVQSRLVVGADGRYSTVRDRADIDDGRSDSDLELLWFKLSSSPTDLETHLRIADEGVLVYAPLNENEGQYGLFIEGGAYPEVRDRGIDHLRERVITIEPDLEEAVWNDLDSFDDCALLDIEPGIAPVWRQDGLLLVGDAAHIASPFGEGNVLAMHDAAKAHPDIVEALRQNDGVLPKDSFATFEQTRREAVQKSMDSSAHMQRLMSFVTGESNLPPSVRRTVVRTLFRTMWFVSTVTDHVPHSINGDQYVPIRTSLFVE, from the coding sequence ATGACACAACAAAATACGAACACGACGGACGACGGGGGAATCAGACACTTGAGCACCGATGTTGCGATCGTCGGAGCAGGTCCTGCTGGTTGCGTACTTGCACATCTGCTGGCTCGAAGCGGAATCGAGGCTGTTCTCATCGAGCGTCGTCACGACCTTAGTAGGGATTTTCGTGGGTACGGCTTTCAGCCGCCTGTTCTCAGGCTCTTTGAGGACCTTGGACTGCTCGGCGATGTCCTCGAACTCCCGCACCGAAAGCTCCAGAGCGGCAACATCGTAGCTTATGACAAGAGTTTCGAGATGTTCGACTGGCGTGAGGACTCCGATTCGTTCGACTTTGCGCTCCAGATGGACCAAGGCCCCCTGCTCGATTTACTTCTCAAGGAGGCAAAGCAGAGAGATTGTTTCACGTATCTGAACGGGACGACAGTGAATGATCTTCTTCGTCAAGATGGATCGATCTGTGGAATCGAAGCCACCGAGCGACCGAGCGGGGACCGACTCCATGTCCAGAGTCGATTGGTCGTCGGGGCAGACGGCAGATACTCCACGGTCCGTGACCGAGCTGACATCGACGACGGACGAAGCGACTCTGACCTCGAACTCCTCTGGTTCAAACTGTCCTCTTCCCCGACCGACCTCGAAACTCACCTCCGGATTGCAGACGAAGGTGTGCTCGTCTACGCCCCCCTCAACGAGAACGAAGGACAGTACGGCCTGTTCATCGAGGGCGGTGCGTATCCGGAGGTGCGCGACCGAGGTATCGACCACCTTCGAGAACGGGTGATTACTATTGAACCCGATCTGGAGGAGGCGGTCTGGAATGACCTCGATAGTTTCGACGACTGTGCGTTGCTCGACATCGAACCCGGCATCGCCCCGGTGTGGCGACAAGACGGACTGCTACTTGTCGGTGATGCAGCTCACATCGCCTCACCATTCGGTGAGGGGAACGTCCTCGCCATGCACGATGCGGCGAAGGCGCACCCAGACATCGTAGAGGCTCTCAGACAGAATGATGGAGTGCTTCCAAAGGACTCATTCGCCACGTTCGAGCAAACACGTCGTGAAGCGGTCCAGAAGTCGATGGACAGTAGCGCCCACATGCAGAGGCTCATGTCATTCGTCACCGGCGAGTCGAACTTACCTCCGTCAGTTCGCCGAACGGTGGTTCGAACCCTCTTCAGGACAATGTGGTTCGTTTCTACAGTCACCGACCACGTTCCACACAGCATCAACGGCGACCAGTACGTTCCGATCCGAACATCCCTCTTCGTAGAATGA
- a CDS encoding type II toxin-antitoxin system RelE/ParE family toxin — MSDGDWTWELSSKAQDDLFALNSHEQERILDELDEIVDSPWRDPPDYGEPLQNKRLPTVSRIGRRRGFRTRPPSPGAGDLSVPNPSIGT; from the coding sequence ATGAGTGACGGCGACTGGACGTGGGAACTCTCCTCGAAAGCGCAGGACGACCTCTTCGCGCTCAATTCTCATGAGCAAGAACGGATACTGGACGAACTCGACGAAATCGTCGATTCGCCGTGGCGCGACCCGCCGGACTACGGCGAACCGCTCCAGAACAAACGGCTCCCGACGGTCAGCCGGATCGGGCGGCGTCGCGGGTTTCGAACCCGCCCTCCTTCGCCGGGGGCGGGGGACCTATCCGTACCGAACCCCTCCATCGGGACGTGA
- the psmA gene encoding archaeal proteasome endopeptidase complex subunit alpha — translation MQGQAQQQAYDRGITIFSPDGRLYQVEYAREAVKRGTASIGIRTAGGVVLAVDKRIRSPLMERTSVEKIHKADDHIGIASAGHVADARQLIDFARRDAQVNRLRYGEPIGIETLTKDVTDHIQQYTQVGGARPFGVALIIGGIEDGEPRLYETDPSGTPYEWKALAVGADRGDIEDYLEAHYEEGADLEGGIELALRALAEVNDGQLRPESIGMATIPTETATFTEVEDDEIDSYLAEFDLLADEDEEPEE, via the coding sequence ATGCAGGGACAAGCCCAACAGCAGGCATACGACCGCGGGATCACGATCTTCTCCCCGGACGGACGCCTCTATCAGGTCGAGTACGCCCGCGAAGCCGTAAAGCGCGGCACGGCAAGCATCGGCATCCGAACCGCCGGCGGCGTCGTTCTCGCCGTCGACAAGCGCATCCGCTCGCCGCTGATGGAGCGCACCAGCGTCGAGAAGATCCACAAGGCCGACGACCACATCGGCATCGCCAGCGCCGGCCACGTCGCCGACGCCCGACAGCTGATCGACTTCGCCCGGCGCGACGCGCAGGTCAACCGCCTCCGCTACGGCGAGCCGATCGGCATCGAGACGCTCACCAAGGACGTCACCGACCACATCCAGCAGTACACGCAGGTCGGCGGTGCCCGCCCGTTCGGCGTCGCGCTGATCATCGGCGGCATCGAGGACGGCGAGCCCCGCCTCTACGAGACCGACCCCTCGGGGACGCCCTACGAGTGGAAGGCGCTGGCCGTGGGCGCGGACCGCGGCGACATCGAGGACTACCTCGAGGCCCACTACGAGGAGGGCGCGGACCTGGAGGGCGGGATCGAACTCGCGCTGCGCGCGCTCGCGGAGGTCAACGACGGCCAACTCCGCCCCGAGAGCATCGGCATGGCGACGATTCCGACCGAGACCGCGACGTTCACCGAGGTCGAAGACGACGAGATCGACTCGTACCTCGCGGAGTTCGACCTGCTGGCGGACGAGGACGAGGAACCGGAGGAGTAA
- a CDS encoding type II toxin-antitoxin system PemK/MazF family toxin, with protein MSDDTEVRRGDVVIVRLDPAEGHEMKKTRPAVIVQNDIGNRNSSTTIVAPATGTHRGYPFEVLVEEDRSPFQKDSSVRLDQIRVVSIEKRIHSVVGSLSEPTMAEMDEALKLSLGLD; from the coding sequence ATGAGCGATGATACCGAGGTTCGGCGTGGCGATGTCGTAATCGTTCGTCTCGACCCTGCCGAAGGCCATGAGATGAAAAAGACTCGACCTGCGGTGATCGTGCAAAACGATATTGGAAATCGCAACTCCAGTACGACCATCGTTGCTCCGGCGACAGGTACGCATCGAGGCTACCCGTTCGAGGTGTTGGTCGAAGAGGATAGGTCACCGTTCCAGAAGGACTCCTCAGTTCGCCTCGACCAGATTCGCGTCGTCTCTATCGAAAAGCGGATTCACTCGGTTGTCGGGAGTCTGAGCGAGCCGACCATGGCCGAGATGGACGAAGCACTGAAACTGAGTCTCGGGCTGGATTGA
- a CDS encoding CDC48 family AAA ATPase yields the protein MSDSDVTLSVRGAEKRDAGRGVARLPEAARRALSVLSGDTVLIEGERTTVAKVWPAGPSAENGTIQIDADTRANAGVSIGDTVRVRKQTVEDARSVTITPPVSISAEDAESVERAVKRDLRDRPVRTGERVRIERLGVGPFSITDTDPDGTVRITDSTRVTVPADVEAAETAEGSDGRISYEDIGGLDDELDLVREMIELPLSEPELFRRVGIDAPKGVLLYGPPGTGKTLIARAVANEVDASFHTVSGPEIMSKYKGESEEQLREVFEKAREGSPSIVFFDEIDSVAGKRDDSADVENRVVAQLLSLMDGLDARGDVVVIGATNRVDALDPALRRGGRFDREIEIGVPDAVGRREIFEVHTRGMPLAEDVSLDRLAEHTYGFVGADIHALATEAGMNALRRFRTDGGALSDLTVTRADFDSARAAVDPSAMREFVAETPQTSFADVGGLEEAKRTLQEAIEWPLSYTELFEKTATDPPSGVLLYGPPGTGKTLLARAIASESGVNFIHVAGPELLDRYVGESEKAVRKVFERARQSAPSIVFFDEIDALAAERGRGHEVTERVVSQLLTELDGLADNPNLVVLAATNRKEALDRALIRPGRLETHIEVPAPDEAARRAILDIHTREKPLADDVDLDALARDLDDYTGADLAALSRAASMRAIREVASEYGPEEATERADEIRIREEHFEAARAGIDRSR from the coding sequence ATGAGTGACTCGGACGTGACCCTCTCGGTCCGTGGCGCCGAAAAGCGCGACGCGGGCCGCGGGGTCGCCCGCCTGCCCGAAGCCGCCCGTCGCGCCCTCTCGGTCCTCAGCGGCGACACCGTCCTCATCGAGGGCGAGCGGACCACCGTCGCCAAGGTGTGGCCCGCGGGGCCGAGCGCCGAAAACGGAACGATTCAGATCGACGCCGACACCAGGGCCAACGCCGGCGTGAGCATCGGCGACACGGTCAGGGTGCGAAAACAGACCGTCGAGGACGCCCGGTCGGTGACGATCACCCCGCCGGTGTCGATCTCGGCGGAGGACGCAGAAAGCGTCGAGCGGGCGGTCAAACGCGACCTCCGGGACCGCCCCGTCCGGACCGGCGAGCGGGTCCGAATCGAGCGCCTCGGCGTGGGTCCGTTCTCGATCACCGACACCGACCCCGATGGCACCGTCAGGATCACCGATTCGACCCGGGTCACGGTACCGGCGGACGTCGAGGCCGCCGAGACTGCCGAGGGAAGCGACGGCCGGATCAGCTACGAGGACATCGGCGGGCTGGACGACGAACTCGACCTCGTGCGCGAGATGATCGAACTCCCGCTCTCCGAACCCGAACTCTTCCGGCGGGTGGGGATCGACGCCCCCAAAGGCGTGTTGCTGTACGGTCCGCCCGGAACGGGCAAGACGCTGATCGCGCGCGCGGTCGCCAACGAGGTCGACGCGAGCTTTCACACCGTCTCCGGCCCGGAGATCATGTCGAAGTACAAGGGCGAGAGCGAGGAACAGCTCCGGGAGGTCTTCGAGAAGGCCAGGGAGGGTTCGCCGTCGATCGTCTTCTTCGACGAGATCGACTCGGTGGCGGGAAAGCGCGACGACTCGGCAGACGTCGAGAACCGCGTGGTCGCCCAGCTCCTCAGCCTGATGGACGGGCTGGACGCCCGCGGCGACGTGGTCGTCATCGGCGCGACCAACCGCGTGGACGCGCTCGATCCCGCCCTCAGACGGGGCGGCCGGTTCGACCGCGAGATCGAGATCGGCGTCCCGGACGCCGTCGGAAGGAGGGAAATCTTCGAGGTCCACACGCGGGGGATGCCGCTCGCCGAGGACGTCTCGCTGGATCGCCTCGCGGAACACACCTACGGGTTCGTGGGCGCGGACATCCACGCCCTCGCCACGGAGGCCGGCATGAACGCGCTGCGCCGGTTCAGAACCGACGGCGGGGCCCTCTCGGATCTGACGGTCACCCGCGCGGACTTCGATAGCGCGCGTGCCGCGGTCGACCCCTCCGCGATGCGCGAGTTCGTCGCCGAGACCCCCCAGACGAGTTTCGCGGACGTCGGCGGGCTCGAGGAGGCGAAACGCACCCTCCAGGAGGCCATCGAGTGGCCGCTGTCCTACACCGAGTTGTTCGAGAAGACCGCCACCGACCCGCCCTCGGGGGTGTTGCTGTACGGCCCGCCCGGAACAGGAAAAACGCTGCTCGCCCGCGCGATCGCTAGCGAGAGCGGGGTCAATTTTATACATGTTGCCGGCCCCGAACTGCTGGATCGCTACGTCGGCGAGAGCGAGAAAGCGGTGCGAAAGGTGTTCGAGCGCGCCCGCCAGTCGGCCCCGTCGATCGTCTTCTTCGACGAGATCGACGCGCTCGCCGCCGAGCGGGGGCGGGGTCACGAGGTGACCGAGCGGGTGGTCTCCCAGTTGCTGACCGAACTCGATGGGCTGGCGGACAACCCCAACCTCGTCGTGCTCGCCGCGACCAACAGGAAGGAGGCGCTGGACCGGGCACTGATCCGCCCCGGCCGTCTCGAGACCCACATCGAGGTACCCGCACCGGACGAGGCCGCTCGACGGGCGATCCTCGATATCCACACCCGGGAGAAGCCGTTGGCCGATGACGTGGATCTGGACGCGCTCGCAAGGGACCTCGACGACTACACCGGTGCGGATCTCGCGGCGCTTTCGAGGGCGGCCTCGATGCGAGCGATCCGCGAGGTCGCGAGCGAGTACGGGCCCGAGGAGGCGACCGAACGGGCCGACGAGATCCGCATCCGCGAGGAACATTTCGAGGCCGCGCGAGCGGGGATCGACCGCTCGCGCTAG
- a CDS encoding CopG family ribbon-helix-helix protein, translated as MRTSFNIPDDVVEEFDRVWQDEGIENRSRAVREAMLEFIETHSRLEDTTGEIVALVGFDYRHHDVIQELHGAQHEYQDVILNTSHTHQGEWCLESLFCRGVAERIRELTYRLRDFDGVRRVKVMVIRDSVE; from the coding sequence ATGAGAACGAGTTTCAACATTCCTGACGACGTAGTCGAGGAATTCGACCGAGTGTGGCAGGATGAGGGGATTGAAAACCGGTCGAGGGCGGTGAGAGAAGCGATGCTGGAATTCATCGAAACCCATTCTCGCCTCGAAGATACGACCGGAGAGATCGTCGCGCTCGTCGGCTTCGACTATCGCCATCACGACGTCATACAGGAGCTCCACGGCGCGCAACACGAGTATCAGGACGTCATTCTCAACACGAGCCATACCCATCAGGGCGAGTGGTGCCTCGAATCGCTATTTTGTCGAGGGGTCGCTGAGCGGATTCGTGAACTGACGTACCGACTTCGTGATTTCGACGGTGTGCGCAGGGTGAAGGTGATGGTGATTCGGGACAGCGTTGAATGA
- a CDS encoding ribosome assembly factor SBDS, with the protein MISLDEAVTARLESHGARFEVLVDPDAALAIKRGEFDGDLEEVIAAEEVFENASRGDRPAENDLKDVFDTTDPLEIIPEVIKRGEIQITAEQRREMQEQKRRQLINRIARNAVNPQMDNAPHPPDRIESALEQAGFKVDPMEPVETQVDDALDALRPVIPIRFDEVIVAVQLPAEYAGSAQAQVRQFGDLKREEWQNDGSWVGVIEFPAGMQNDFYDLVNEHTSGTAETRIIKDEDEISTR; encoded by the coding sequence ATGATTTCGCTTGACGAGGCGGTGACGGCGCGCCTCGAATCCCACGGCGCGCGCTTCGAGGTGCTCGTCGACCCGGACGCGGCGCTCGCGATCAAACGCGGCGAGTTCGACGGCGACTTGGAGGAGGTGATCGCCGCCGAGGAGGTCTTCGAGAACGCCTCTCGAGGCGATCGCCCCGCCGAGAACGACCTGAAGGACGTCTTCGACACCACCGACCCGCTGGAGATCATCCCCGAGGTCATCAAGCGGGGGGAGATCCAGATCACCGCCGAACAGCGCCGCGAGATGCAAGAACAGAAGCGGAGGCAGTTGATCAACCGCATCGCGCGCAACGCGGTCAACCCCCAGATGGACAACGCCCCGCACCCGCCCGACCGCATCGAGAGCGCGCTCGAACAGGCCGGGTTCAAGGTCGACCCGATGGAGCCGGTCGAGACGCAGGTCGACGACGCGCTCGACGCCCTCAGACCCGTTATCCCCATTCGGTTCGACGAGGTGATCGTCGCGGTCCAACTGCCCGCCGAGTACGCGGGGAGCGCACAGGCGCAGGTCAGGCAGTTCGGCGACCTCAAACGAGAGGAGTGGCAGAACGACGGCTCGTGGGTCGGCGTCATCGAGTTCCCCGCGGGGATGCAAAACGACTTCTACGACCTCGTGAACGAACACACCAGCGGCACCGCCGAGACCCGGATCATCAAGGACGAGGACGAGATCAGTACGCGCTAA
- a CDS encoding Rpp14/Pop5 family protein, which translates to MRHLPKHLRPKWRYLAVGLETWPDAKLSRRAFQRRLWYAGQNLLGDPGSADADLSVFGFHHADGVGEAVVRTRRDTVSEARAALACLDEVEGQEVGVHVRGTSGTVRSCEEKYLGRRPEVSGENRVVFENADRAAVTRDGLVDVEVGDAYTGATDLDVTTA; encoded by the coding sequence GTGAGACACCTCCCGAAACACCTGCGTCCGAAGTGGCGCTACCTCGCGGTCGGACTGGAGACGTGGCCCGACGCGAAGCTCTCGCGGCGGGCGTTCCAGCGGCGCCTCTGGTACGCGGGCCAGAACCTGCTCGGCGATCCGGGCAGCGCCGACGCCGACCTCAGCGTGTTCGGCTTTCACCACGCCGACGGCGTCGGCGAGGCGGTCGTCCGCACCCGCCGGGACACGGTGAGCGAGGCACGCGCCGCGCTCGCCTGTCTCGACGAGGTCGAGGGCCAGGAGGTCGGCGTCCACGTCCGCGGCACGAGCGGAACGGTGAGAAGCTGTGAAGAAAAGTATTTAGGACGCCGACCGGAAGTTTCGGGCGAGAATCGAGTCGTGTTCGAGAACGCAGACCGGGCCGCCGTCACGCGTGACGGTCTCGTCGACGTGGAGGTCGGGGATGCGTACACCGGCGCGACGGACCTCGATGTAACTACAGCGTGA